A region of the Centropristis striata isolate RG_2023a ecotype Rhode Island chromosome 20, C.striata_1.0, whole genome shotgun sequence genome:
AAAATCTTCATTTATTTTGAGTGGGGCAGTTTATGCCTTTATTCAATAgcggagagaggagagagggagctgGGTGGTGTGGGGGAGATGTCATTGAAGAAAGGGGGGACATTGCATGGTCTgccgaacctggtctcacaggaatccgtgaaatagccacggattcgcttaactcaaaatccatggaatagacacggaatcactcaaatttccgtgaaactgacacaaatttcactacaatgcaagttaaagacaatcatatcccgtggctattggtttgttccaagtcacgtgactttcaaggtcccggcggtcagaacaaaaaacatggcggacaattctctcatttttagtgaaaaaaatcaatattttgacttagtttctgcataaaaatggattttgatcacatttccagcgagaaatatatgttttattttctaaatattcactcagtgaatgtacataatcactttgtatgttggaatagccacaggatatgacatgtcattaacttgcattgtagcgaaatccgtgttagtttcacggaaatttgagtgattccgtggctattccacggattcttgtgagatcatgttgggtCTGCCCCTTAACCTCTTAAACACCAGGGTATCTACACCAGTTAACAGAAGATTACTATAAAATACCTTAGTATTGAGAAACccatgaaaaatcaatattcttACACTGATTGTTGCATTCAAGTTATTGTACTGcacgtgaaaaaaaaaatcctttaaagtGAAAACTTACGAGATTTTCCCAAAAGGTGCAAATGCAGCCTTGACATCCTCAGTGGTGATCTCAGGGCTCAGATCTCCCACAAACACATGAAAGTGATCTGGAACAAAACAATAGACAAAGGAGAGAAATATTTTACAATTCCCTGGTAAACTTTGATTTCAGCAGATTAGGAGAAGAATAGGTAAGCACTTACTGGACGTGTCTTTCTTCTGGCTACTTGGAGTGGTGGCCCAGTTTACTTTGACCTCCTGAAAGAGTAACAGAGAGCATATAAAACTATGACAGAGAAcctgagaaacagaaaaacattttatacacaaGGAACAAGGATCACAGGCAGATTGTCTTACCTTTCCCAATATCTTCCTCCCGTTCATGGCTGCAAGGGCTGCAGCAGCGTCTCTGTGTTCAAAGAACTCCACGAAGCAATAGGGGTCATTGCTTGTGTGCTGCAAGGGTCAAACAATAAAAGTTATGTTTAATTGATTTAACATTGGAGGCCTTGAGAGATGACaatttaaattgaaataaagACTTACAGGAAGATAAAACTACACAAACCTGGCTGCTCACCTCTGTGATCATTTTACAACTTTTGCAAGGCCCAATCTGGGTGAAGAGTTGCAGGATCAGAATTTCTGTCACATCTCTGGAAAGGTTTCCCACGTACCTGCAGGGGAAAGAGACGGTTCATTTAGTGAAAGCTGTGGGTGAGACGAAACGATGAGGTAGTGCAGATTGTGATAACTATTCTGAAAAGGTGAAGGACACGCAGTTTATGTTGGGTGCTAACGTTATCTTGTGGTTACACTGAAAACAATTGGAGTggcatttactttaaaaaagctaggcaagtttttccacacagaaagtgtttgtaatctttactcaggctgtttctaagtaatatttatttaatagaaccacttgtttttttattaaaatacacacgtaaattgcagattcactgatgtccctcaattacattttacttggaaatatcaactaattaagccaatgaactggtttagtgaatattacttacaatttacatacaaaactgaggacacaaaataacaatcaatcactaagtaatgcactacatgaaaaactgctattttaaagtaaaagcactgaattcgtatttctttgtagaatttatatcgtcacactatgtcattttttgtcaaaattgttgttgttttttgcctaaatcatttcctcatgacgccggccacctatggtaaaatcaccaatcctcagttgatcagatcatgtgattttacccctttaagataatggcctatgtcaagtgtgtgacttaagcggattaattatgcctaaatcaaaataaaatgtgacttaggcaattttttgagcatgcctttgtgacttaagcaagatatggtaccactttattttgaaggtgtctacataagagtgacatgagcgtgtcataaacatgacatgggatgtgtcatgaacattaatgacactttgaagtaacattaatgctcatgatacttgtcatgtcatgtttctgacaggcttgtgtgacttttatgtagacaccttcaaaataaagtgttaccatatcttgcttaagtcacaaaggcatgttcaaaaaattatctaagtgatttatttctcttaaattacataatttacacacagtgttattactatgccaatagccatcctttgttcctttttgagtgaaatgatcaataaatatcatatgttacacttttggttaagttttttgtgtttcctgcaaaacttgaaaaaatgagttaggcaatTATTTGAACAGGGTAACGATATGAAGATtggaataataattacagggccaaaaaacacGTTTTTTTCCAGTGTAATTGGCGTCTTACTAATGTGACGTTATTTTCATTAGCTTGACTGACAAGCTGGCCCAACGGTTTTAACGGCTAACGTCAGATAGCTGCAGCCGTTGACGCTTGCACACTGAACATACGTGTCAGTTAATGTTCAGCGCGTGCTATGTTTGTATTCAACCTTACGTTAACTAACCTGCCGTTAGTGAATCATTACATGTTGTCGAGGCTAGCGAGTAGCGTTAGCATTAGCTAAGTTAGCTACCGGTTCCCGACGTTAGCGAAGCTAGCGGGTTATAACGCTACCTAACGCCGCCGTTAGATGCCTAAAATTACTTACAGGGTTTTGGGGTGACTTTCGTCGTCCATGGCCAATGTCGACAGCGAACGTCAACCGACTCTGGAGAACACTGTCAACTAACTAGTTTCACCAACTAGCTAACTAGCTTAGAAGCTAGCTAACCGGACGCCAGGGTGTACGTCACGCTGGGAGTCCAGAGAGCAGGCGCGCGTGGGTGGTTGCGTGTGTTAGAGGAGAGAGGTCAGGGTGAGGTAATGAAAAGCCCCGATTATACAGTTCCAACAGTGGGAATTATGTATTTCTTAAATATAGCTGTTTACCTTGTTGgtaaatagttaaaatatatatatacaaaagacaaaaacagcgAACACATTCAGTACTTCATCACATTAGGCGACTGGAAGtaggatgcttttattttgaagtaggATGCAAAGGGTGCGTATGATTTAGTCACCGGGGCTGACGGTTCGAGGTGGTTCTCGAACCACGGGGACATTTCTAGACATTTCTACACTATGTAAGTGTTTATTAAGCTAATTTG
Encoded here:
- the tial1 gene encoding nucleolysin TIAR isoform X5; this encodes MDDESHPKTLYVGNLSRDVTEILILQLFTQIGPCKSCKMITEHTSNDPYCFVEFFEHRDAAAALAAMNGRKILGKEVKVNWATTPSSQKKDTSNHFHVFVGDLSPEITTEDVKAAFAPFGKISDARVVKDMTTGKSKGYGFVSFYNKLDAENAIINMGGQWLGGRQIRTNWATRKPPAPKSAQDNGSKQLRFDDVVTQSSPQNCTVYCGGIQSGLSEHLMRQTFTPFGQIMEVRVFPEKGYSFIR